TGACGAACAACCCGACGGCGGGCAAAGCGGCTGACGTCTTCATGGCAACCTCCCTGGGGCTATCGGCCCGAAATCCGGGCCTCCAGCATTGAGACACGCGGCCCCCGGGGAGCCGTCACTGCGAAATTGCATCGGCGCACGCATCGGGGCATAGTGGCGGCCATGCCGAGCCCCAAGAGCCGCGCCCGGGCGTTCCGGATCTGCCACCTCTCCGACCTCCACGTGCCGCTGCGCGAGGCGACGCGGCCGCACGAGCTCGCGAACAAGCGCCTCCTCGGGTGGCTCAACCTGAAGCTGAGCCGCGGCTCCGCGCACCGGCTCGACGTCCTCGAGGGGCTGCTCTCCTCGGTCGGCGGGGAGCGCGCGGATCTCCACGTCATCACGGGCGACTTCTCGAACCTCGCGCTCGATCGCGAGTTCGCGGAGGCGGGCGCCCTGCTCGCGCGGTTCGGCCTCACGCCCGACAACACGATCATCGTGCCGGGGAACCACGACCGCTACACGATCTCGGCGGACCTCGGCGCGGCGTTCGAGCGGGGCCTCGCGCCGTTCGCCGAGGGCGACGTGGGGAGGACGCGGCGGTACCCGCGCACGCGCATCCTCGGGCCTGTCGCGCTCGCCGCGCTCGACACCGCCGTGTGGCGCGGGCCGATCCGCGCCGCGGGCAGGCTCGACGCGGCCCAGGCGGAC
This DNA window, taken from Pseudomonadota bacterium, encodes the following:
- a CDS encoding metallophosphoesterase, which translates into the protein MPSPKSRARAFRICHLSDLHVPLREATRPHELANKRLLGWLNLKLSRGSAHRLDVLEGLLSSVGGERADLHVITGDFSNLALDREFAEAGALLARFGLTPDNTIIVPGNHDRYTISADLGAAFERGLAPFAEGDVGRTRRYPRTRILGPVALAALDTAVWRGPIRAAGRLDAAQADRLAAFLDGKEAEGLWPVIAMHHPPFELEGDYKRQYRVGLEGREHLSRALAGRSGTIIHGHLHALSRRAMGDFDAIGVTSASHDGGGATAQAAYHVYAFDRAGLLDATIVRFWPGPNGGRRERVPLPKEA